The Danio rerio strain Tuebingen ecotype United States chromosome 1, GRCz12tu, whole genome shotgun sequence genome includes a region encoding these proteins:
- the nfkbiz gene encoding NF-kappa-B inhibitor zeta isoform X2 produces the protein MTSRTFKTPSGAPVRHSEQQQQQQQKMIIDRVSDGFSGLLDRDADLISPVQLWGFPGCSSPTEPLLSPGEPSSDSEHSWSDASVEAEGTRRSRYQGVRVKNTVKELIMRRKHLHTQVQQQQFAVDDECAVLQSRKRTAESVCFSAVKRARATDGYTPMECVSSDCDLLEDLGVFLAPPLSVGSVMESVCADAPPLYMQNTLPAVQNTLPAAPPVSFFQWQIQQEDEKLSALSPAELMSRDEDGDTFLHIAVAQGRRALAFVLASRMAELGVLDLKEHNQQSALQVCVAADQHLIAQDLLSLGADPNTFDRWGRSPLHVCAEKGHSATLQAIQRCVQQSGRSLSLEMVNYEGLTPLHTAVLAHNAVLQELSGHVTQDVTLLQKRKKLAECIATLLQMGAALGTQDCKSGRTALHMAAEQVNVELLRLFLDQPDCCSVINTRAFSGNTALHMASALQGRDAQLEAVRLLLRRGADPSARNLENEQPAQLVNEGPLGDQVRRVLKGKSAPLRP, from the exons ATGACGTCACGTACGTTTAAAACCCCCAGCGGAGCTCCAGTTCGTCATtcagagcagcagcagcagcagcagcagaagatGATCATCGACCGAGTTTCTGACGGGTTTTCGGGTCTGCTGGACCGGGACGCGGATCTGATAAGTCCGGTGCAGCTGTGGGGCTTCCCCGGCTGCAGTTCCCCCACAGAGCCGCTGCTGTCCCCGGGAGAGCCCAGCTCCGACTCCGAGCACAGCTGGAGCGACGCCAGCG tGGAGGCGGAGGGCACACGCAGGAGCCGCTATCAGGGTGTGCGCGTCAAGAACACGGTGAAGGAACTGATCATGCGCAGAAAACACCtacacacacag gtgcagcagcagcagttcgCCGTCGATGACGAGTGCGCAG tgctGCAGAGCAGGAAGAGGACAGCAGagagtgtgtgtttctctgctgtGAAGCGCGCGCGAGCCACTGACGGATACACACCG atGGAGTGTGTGTCCAGTGACTGTGATCTGCTGGAGGATCTCGGGGTTTTTCTGGCTCCGCCTCTCTCCGTGGGCTCAGTGATGGAGAGTGTGTGTGCAGACGCGCCACCGCTTTACA TGCAGAACACACTCCCCGCTGTGCAGAACACACTCCCCGCCGCGCCGCCAGTTTCCTTCTTCCAATGGCAGATCCAGCAGGAGGATGAGAAACTGTCTGCGTTGAGCCCTGCGGAGCTGATGAGCCGAGATGAGGACGGAGACac GTTCCTCCACATCGCCGTGGCGCAGGGCCGCAGAGCGCTCGCCTTCGTCCTCGCCAGCAGAATGGCGGAGCTGGGGGTCCTGGACCTGAAGGAGCACAACCAGCAG AGTgcgctgcaggtgtgtgtggccGCCGATCAGCACCTCATCGCTCAGGATCTGCTGAGTCTCGGAGCCGACCCGAACACATTCGACCGCTGGGGCCGCTCGCCGCTGCACGTGTGTGCTGAGAAGGGCCACAGCGCCACACTGCag GCCATCCAGCGGTGTGTGCAGCAGAGCGGCCGGAGCCTCAGCCTGGAGATGGTCAACTATGAGG GACTGACTCCGCTGCACACTGCAGTGCTGGCCCATAATGCAGTGCTGCAGGAACTGAGTGGTCATGTGACACAGGATGTGACGCTGCTGCAGAAGAGGAAGAAGCTGGCGGAGTGTATCGCCACACTGCTGCAGATGGGGGCAGCGCTGGGCACAcag GACTGTAAGAGCGGCCGCACGGCTCTGCATATGGCAGCTGAGCAGGTGAATGTGGAGCTGCTGCGCCTGTTCCTGGATCAGCCGGACTGCTGCAGCGTCATCAACACTCGG GCGTTCAGCGGGAACACGGCGCTCCACATGGCGAGCGCGCTGCAGGGTCGGGATGCGCAGCTGGAGGCGGTGCGGCTGCTGCTGCGGAGAGGAGCCGACCCCAGCGCCCGCAACCTGGAGAACGAGCAGCCCGCACAACTGGTGAACGAGGGCCCGCTGGGAGACCAG gtgcggCGTGTCCTGAAGGGTAAATCGGCCCCGCTGCGCCCCTGA
- the nfkbiz gene encoding NF-kappa-B inhibitor zeta isoform X1, producing MTSRTFKTPSGAPVRHSEQQQQQQQKMIIDRVSDGFSGLLDRDADLISPVQLWGFPGCSSPTEPLLSPGEPSSDSEHSWSDASVEAEGTRRSRYQGVRVKNTVKELIMRRKHLHTQVQQQQFAVDDECAVLQSRKRTAESVCFSAVKRARATDGYTPMECVSSDCDLLEDLGVFLAPPLSVGSVMESVCADAPPLYMQNTLPAVQNTLPAVQNTLPAVQNTLPAAPPVSFFQWQIQQEDEKLSALSPAELMSRDEDGDTFLHIAVAQGRRALAFVLASRMAELGVLDLKEHNQQSALQVCVAADQHLIAQDLLSLGADPNTFDRWGRSPLHVCAEKGHSATLQAIQRCVQQSGRSLSLEMVNYEGLTPLHTAVLAHNAVLQELSGHVTQDVTLLQKRKKLAECIATLLQMGAALGTQDCKSGRTALHMAAEQVNVELLRLFLDQPDCCSVINTRAFSGNTALHMASALQGRDAQLEAVRLLLRRGADPSARNLENEQPAQLVNEGPLGDQVRRVLKGKSAPLRP from the exons ATGACGTCACGTACGTTTAAAACCCCCAGCGGAGCTCCAGTTCGTCATtcagagcagcagcagcagcagcagcagaagatGATCATCGACCGAGTTTCTGACGGGTTTTCGGGTCTGCTGGACCGGGACGCGGATCTGATAAGTCCGGTGCAGCTGTGGGGCTTCCCCGGCTGCAGTTCCCCCACAGAGCCGCTGCTGTCCCCGGGAGAGCCCAGCTCCGACTCCGAGCACAGCTGGAGCGACGCCAGCG tGGAGGCGGAGGGCACACGCAGGAGCCGCTATCAGGGTGTGCGCGTCAAGAACACGGTGAAGGAACTGATCATGCGCAGAAAACACCtacacacacag gtgcagcagcagcagttcgCCGTCGATGACGAGTGCGCAG tgctGCAGAGCAGGAAGAGGACAGCAGagagtgtgtgtttctctgctgtGAAGCGCGCGCGAGCCACTGACGGATACACACCG atGGAGTGTGTGTCCAGTGACTGTGATCTGCTGGAGGATCTCGGGGTTTTTCTGGCTCCGCCTCTCTCCGTGGGCTCAGTGATGGAGAGTGTGTGTGCAGACGCGCCACCGCTTTACATGCAGAACACACTCCCCGCTGTGCAGAACACACTCCCCGCTGTGCAGAACACACTCCCCGCTGTGCAGAACACACTCCCCGCCGCGCCGCCAGTTTCCTTCTTCCAATGGCAGATCCAGCAGGAGGATGAGAAACTGTCTGCGTTGAGCCCTGCGGAGCTGATGAGCCGAGATGAGGACGGAGACac GTTCCTCCACATCGCCGTGGCGCAGGGCCGCAGAGCGCTCGCCTTCGTCCTCGCCAGCAGAATGGCGGAGCTGGGGGTCCTGGACCTGAAGGAGCACAACCAGCAG AGTgcgctgcaggtgtgtgtggccGCCGATCAGCACCTCATCGCTCAGGATCTGCTGAGTCTCGGAGCCGACCCGAACACATTCGACCGCTGGGGCCGCTCGCCGCTGCACGTGTGTGCTGAGAAGGGCCACAGCGCCACACTGCag GCCATCCAGCGGTGTGTGCAGCAGAGCGGCCGGAGCCTCAGCCTGGAGATGGTCAACTATGAGG GACTGACTCCGCTGCACACTGCAGTGCTGGCCCATAATGCAGTGCTGCAGGAACTGAGTGGTCATGTGACACAGGATGTGACGCTGCTGCAGAAGAGGAAGAAGCTGGCGGAGTGTATCGCCACACTGCTGCAGATGGGGGCAGCGCTGGGCACAcag GACTGTAAGAGCGGCCGCACGGCTCTGCATATGGCAGCTGAGCAGGTGAATGTGGAGCTGCTGCGCCTGTTCCTGGATCAGCCGGACTGCTGCAGCGTCATCAACACTCGG GCGTTCAGCGGGAACACGGCGCTCCACATGGCGAGCGCGCTGCAGGGTCGGGATGCGCAGCTGGAGGCGGTGCGGCTGCTGCTGCGGAGAGGAGCCGACCCCAGCGCCCGCAACCTGGAGAACGAGCAGCCCGCACAACTGGTGAACGAGGGCCCGCTGGGAGACCAG gtgcggCGTGTCCTGAAGGGTAAATCGGCCCCGCTGCGCCCCTGA